From one Catharus ustulatus isolate bCatUst1 chromosome 1, bCatUst1.pri.v2, whole genome shotgun sequence genomic stretch:
- the PRL gene encoding prolactin yields MSTKGASLKGLLLVTLLVSHMLLTKEGVTSLPICPNGSVNCQLSLEELFDRAVKLSHYIHFLSSEMFNEFDERYAQGRGFIAKAVNSCHTASLTTPEDKEQAQQIHHEDLLNLILGVLRSWNDPLVHLASEVQRIKEAPETILWKAVEIEEQNKRLLEGMEKIVGRVQSGEVENDIYTPWDGLPSLQLADEDSRLFAFYNLLHCLRRDSHKIDNYLKVLKCRLIHDNNC; encoded by the exons ATGAGCACCAAGGGAGCTTCACTGAAAG GTTTGCTGCTGGTAACCCTTCTGGTGTCCCACATGCTTCTGACAAAGGAAGGAGTGACCTCTTTGCCAATCTGCCCCAATGGATCTGTCAATTGCCAGCTTTCCCTCGAGGAACTTTTTGACCGAGCAGTTAAACTTTCTCACTACATCCACTTCCTCTCTTCGGAAATGTTCAATGAATTT GATGAACGCTATGCCCAGGGCCGGGGTTTCATCGCAAAAGCTGTCAATAGCTGCCACACTGCGTCTTTAACCACTCCTGAAGACAAGGAGCAGGCTCAGCAGATTCAT CATGAAGACCTACTGAATTTAATATTGGGAGTTCTGCGTTCCTGGAATGATCCCCTGGTCCATCTGGCCTCTGAAGTACAAAGAATCAAAGAAGCTCCAGAAACCATTCTCTGGAAGGCTGTGGAGAttgaagaacaaaacaagagaCTTCTAGAAGGAATGGAGAAAATAGTTGGGAGG GTTCAGTCTGGGGAGGTCGAAAATGACATTTACACTCCGTGGGATGGACTTCCATCGTTGCAGCTTGCTGACGAGGACTCCAGACTCTTTGCCTTTTACAACCTGCTGCACTGCCTCCGCCGAGATTCCCACAAAATTGACAACTATCTCAAGGTTTTGAAGTGCCGCTTAATCCACGACAACAACTGTTGA